A single window of Nomascus leucogenys isolate Asia chromosome 18, Asia_NLE_v1, whole genome shotgun sequence DNA harbors:
- the IL6ST gene encoding interleukin-6 receptor subunit beta isoform X2 gives MVRDTGVTGVKKQVGSPMKIHLISPWEVVDPGILVGPSKAPSFWYKIDPSHTQGYRTVQLVWKTLPPFEANGKILDYEVTFTRWKSHLQNYTVNATKLTVNLTNDRYVATLTARNLVGKSDVAVLTIPACDFQATHPVMDLKAFPKDNMLWVEWTTPRESVKKYILEWCVLSDKAPCIADWQQEDGTVHRTHLRGNLAESKCYLITVTPVYADGPGSPESIKAYLKQAPPSKGPTVRTKKVGKNEAVLEWDQLPVDVQNGFIRNYTIFYRTIIGNETAVNVDSSHTEYTLSSLTSDTLYMVRMAAYTDEGGKDGPEFTFTTPKFAQGEIEAIVVPVCLAFLLTTLLGVLFCFNKRDLIKKHIWPNVPDPSKSHIAQWSPHTPPRHNFNSKDQMYSDGNFTDVSVVEIEANDKKPFPEDLKSLDLFKKEKINTEGHSSGIGGSSCMSSSRPSISSSDENESSQNTSSTVQYSTVVHSGYRHQVPSVQVFSRSESTQPLLDSEERPEDLQLVDHVDGGDGILPRQQYFKQNCSQHESSPDISHFGRSKQVSSVNEEDFVRLKQQISDHISQSCGSGQMKMFQEVSAANAFGPGTEGQVERFETVGMEAAIDEGMPKSYLPQTVRQGGYMPQ, from the exons ACATTGCCTCCTTTTGAAGCCAATGGAAAAATCTTGGATTATGAAGTGACTTTCACAAGATGGAAATCACATTTACAAAATTACACAGTTAATGCCACAAAACTGACAGTAAATCTCACAAATGATCGCTATGTAGCAACCCTAACAGCAAGAAATCTTGTTGGCAAATCAGATGTAGCTGTTTTAACTATCCCTGCCTGTGACTTTCAAG CTACTCACCCTGTAATGGATCTTAAAGCGTTCCCCAAAGATAACATGCTTTGGGTAGAATGGACTACTCCAAGAGAATCTGTAAAGAAATATATACTTGAGTGGTGTGTGTTATCAGATAAAGCACCCTGTATTGCAGACTGGCAACAAGAAGATGGTACCGTGCATCGCACCCATTTAAGAG GGAACTTAGCAGAGAGCAAATGCTATTTGATAACAGTTACTCCAGTATATGCTGACGGACCAGGAAGCCCTGAATCCATAAAGGCATACCTTAAACAAGCTC CACCTTCCAAAGGACCTACTGTTCGGACAAAAAAAGTAGGGAAAAACGAAGCTGTCTTAGAGTGGGACCAACTTCCTGTTGATGTTCAGAATGGATTTATCAGaaattatactatattttatagaACCATCATTGGAAATGAAACTG CTGTGAATGTGGATTCTTCCcacacagaatatacattgtccTCTTTGACTAGTGACACATTGTACATGGTACGAATGGCAGCATACACAGATGAAGGCGGGAAGGATGGCCCAGAATTCACTTTTACTACCCCAAAGTTTG ctcaagGAGAAATTGAAGCCATAGTCGTGCCTGTTTGCTTAGCATTCCTATTGACAACTCTTCTGGGAGTGCTGTTCTGCTTTAATAAGCGAGACCT aaTTAAAAAACACATCTGGCCTAATGTTCCAGATCCTTCAAAGAGTCATATTGCCCAGTGGTCACCTCACACTCCTCCAAGG cACAATTTTAATTCAAAAGATCAAATGTATTCAGATGGCAATTTCACTGATGTAAGTGTTGTGGAAATAGAAGCAAATGACAAAAAGCCTTTTCCAGAAGATCTGAAATCACTGGACctgttcaaaaaggaaaaaattaatactGAAGGACACAGCAGTGGTATTGGGGGGTCTTCATGCATGTCATCTTCTAGGCCAAGCATTTCTAGCAGTGATGAAAATGAATCTTCACAAAACACTTCGAGCACTGTCCAGTATTCTACCGTGGTACACAGTGGCTACAGACACCAAGTTCCGTCAGTCCAAGTCTTCTCAAGATCCGAGTCTACCCAGCCCTTGTTAGATTCAGAGGAGCGGCCAGAAGATCTACAATTAGTAGATCATGTAGATGGCGGTGATGGCATTCTGCCCAGGCAACAGTACTTCAAACAGAACTGCAGTCAGCATGAATCCAGTCCAGATATTTCACATTTTGGAAGGTCAAAGCAAGTTTCATCAGTCAATGAGGAAGATTTTGTTAGACTTAAACAACAGATTTCAGATCATATTTCACAATCCTGTGGATCTGGGCAAATGAAAATGTTTCAGGAAGTTTCTGCAGCAAATGCTTTTGGTCCAGGTACTGAGGGACAAGTAGAAAGATTTGAAACAGTTGGCATGGAGGCTGCGATTGATGAAGGAATGCCTAAAAGTTACTTACCACAGACTGTACGGCAAGGCGGCTACATGCCTCAGTGA